A stretch of the Thermofilum adornatum genome encodes the following:
- the ftsY gene encoding signal recognition particle-docking protein FtsY, with protein MPSFSLKNVLKSFVEELAYTELDPKAVEEVSSTYVLKLVEEGVALEVAESIFRDLSERISGKKVGRLENKKEIILKEFRRLLEDLFSQAGKIDIWQRTAEAIRQKGYFTIVFLGPNGHGKTTTVAKLANLYKEKGYRVTIAAADTFRAGAIEQAQYWASKIGADFVSLGYDADPAAVAYEAVKRGEKGLSQVVLIDTAGRMHTKKNLMDEMRKIVRVSQPDLKIFVGDALVGNDAVEQAKTFYNEVGFDGSILTKFDADTKGGAALSIVYITRKPIIFVGVGQGIRDLKEFDPEWYLEMLLD; from the coding sequence ATGCCGAGCTTTAGCCTGAAAAATGTTTTAAAGTCGTTTGTAGAGGAGCTTGCCTATACGGAGCTTGACCCCAAGGCTGTAGAAGAGGTTTCGTCGACCTATGTATTGAAGCTTGTCGAAGAAGGAGTAGCCCTAGAAGTTGCAGAGTCTATTTTTAGGGATCTTTCCGAGCGTATTTCTGGGAAAAAAGTAGGCAGACTAGAAAACAAGAAGGAAATCATCCTTAAAGAGTTCAGGAGGCTCCTCGAAGACCTTTTCTCCCAGGCGGGGAAGATAGATATATGGCAGAGAACTGCTGAGGCTATTCGACAAAAAGGCTATTTCACAATTGTATTTCTAGGGCCAAATGGCCACGGAAAAACAACTACTGTGGCCAAGCTGGCCAATCTATACAAGGAAAAGGGCTATAGGGTTACCATAGCGGCGGCTGACACTTTTCGGGCAGGTGCCATAGAGCAGGCACAGTACTGGGCGTCCAAAATTGGTGCAGACTTTGTGTCTCTGGGATATGATGCTGACCCCGCCGCTGTTGCCTATGAGGCTGTGAAACGCGGGGAAAAGGGTTTGTCTCAGGTTGTTTTGATCGACACTGCGGGCAGGATGCATACAAAGAAGAATCTAATGGACGAGATGAGGAAAATAGTTAGAGTATCTCAGCCAGACCTAAAGATATTTGTGGGAGATGCCCTTGTAGGGAACGATGCAGTAGAGCAGGCCAAGACATTTTACAACGAGGTCGGATTCGACGGCTCTATTCTCACCAAGTTTGATGCAGATACTAAAGGAGGTGCTGCCCTGTCCATTGTATACATAACACGGAAGCCAATAATTTTTGTCGGCGTCGGGCAGGGTATAAGAGACCTAAAAGAATTCGATCCGGAATGGTACCTAGAAATGCTTCTTGACTAG
- the pfdA gene encoding prefoldin subunit alpha, whose amino-acid sequence MSQISRERLAEEYGYLAQIAEELEKEITLAQSLVAEVEAAISALKNINSLEDSKEILVPVSSGIYIRANVKKQEKFLVAIARDILVEKTFEETLDFLSKRKEELNQLIQKRVDDLNKIVSRIREIEGIIKATK is encoded by the coding sequence TTGTCACAGATAAGTAGGGAGAGGCTGGCCGAGGAATACGGTTACCTGGCCCAAATAGCTGAAGAACTCGAGAAGGAAATAACCCTTGCACAGAGCCTAGTCGCCGAAGTTGAAGCTGCTATTTCGGCTCTTAAAAATATAAATTCTTTGGAAGATTCAAAGGAGATACTTGTCCCGGTTTCCTCAGGGATATATATCAGGGCAAATGTGAAGAAGCAAGAGAAGTTCCTAGTGGCAATAGCGCGAGACATACTTGTTGAGAAAACCTTCGAGGAGACTTTGGATTTCCTCAGCAAGAGAAAGGAAGAACTGAACCAGCTCATACAAAAAAGAGTAGACGATTTGAACAAAATCGTGTCTAGGATCAGAGAAATCGAAGGAATAATCAAGGCAACAAAATAG
- the rpl18a gene encoding 50S ribosomal protein L18Ae produces MGSVKTFEVSGTMRLRLGEQRKFRIYVRGLSEDEAKEKVYSILGSRHKLTRNHIKIASIREVPLEEVQDEYVRDLAQADKIVAYILR; encoded by the coding sequence ATGGGTTCAGTGAAAACATTTGAAGTTTCGGGAACAATGCGTCTAAGGCTCGGCGAACAAAGGAAGTTTAGGATCTACGTAAGGGGGCTAAGCGAGGACGAAGCAAAAGAAAAAGTATACAGTATCTTGGGGTCGAGACACAAGCTCACTAGAAACCACATAAAGATTGCAAGTATTAGAGAGGTTCCCCTAGAAGAGGTTCAGGACGAATACGTCAGGGATCTGGCACAGGCAGACAAGATTGTCGCGTATATTTTAAGGTGA
- a CDS encoding CDP-2,3-bis-(O-geranylgeranyl)-sn-glycerol synthase codes for MDSAFAAIDNVRKALLSSFLVFYGFYVFVLLVLFFFTMGPKALMNVFTLQHVVNAIIWILPAYVANGSPVVIGKFFLSKNIKRHPIDFNKRFFDGREIFGKNKTFEGFLGGLAAGCLASLILQYMGLHDLALGSLLALGALLGDLVGAFIKRRIGIKPGDPAWILDQVDFLIGSFILQFIFFGDLDMGLAFIAMVITPLIHILTNFAAYLLKLKNVPW; via the coding sequence ATGGATAGTGCATTTGCTGCCATTGACAATGTTCGCAAGGCGTTGCTTTCGAGCTTCCTAGTGTTTTATGGCTTCTACGTGTTTGTCCTTTTGGTTTTATTCTTCTTCACAATGGGGCCCAAAGCTCTCATGAATGTCTTTACCTTGCAACACGTGGTCAATGCTATAATCTGGATTTTACCTGCATACGTAGCAAACGGGTCGCCCGTAGTCATTGGAAAATTTTTCTTGTCAAAAAACATAAAGAGACACCCAATAGATTTTAACAAGCGTTTCTTTGACGGTAGGGAAATATTCGGCAAGAACAAGACATTTGAAGGATTCCTCGGCGGACTGGCCGCTGGCTGTCTCGCCTCCCTTATACTACAATACATGGGTCTTCACGACTTAGCCCTAGGGAGTTTGCTGGCGCTGGGAGCTTTGCTGGGGGATTTGGTCGGCGCCTTCATAAAACGTAGAATAGGAATAAAGCCGGGGGATCCCGCGTGGATACTTGACCAGGTGGACTTCCTAATAGGATCCTTCATTTTACAGTTTATCTTCTTCGGAGACCTAGACATGGGCCTCGCATTCATTGCCATGGTTATAACGCCTCTCATACATATCTTAACGAATTTCGCCGCTTATCTTCTAAAGCTAAAAAATGTTCCATGGTAA
- a CDS encoding AbrB/MazE/SpoVT family DNA-binding domain-containing protein: MISRGRRGARGLSITTLPYKVKVYSNNQVLIPAQLVRALGIQTLEYAEIVLRRGDQSVTVFVRLLKTRFTDSRQFTIPKEVREKLGILPGMEVEIVEIRRPKDVI; encoded by the coding sequence ATGATTTCAAGGGGTAGAAGGGGAGCACGGGGACTCAGCATAACGACTTTGCCTTACAAGGTTAAAGTCTATTCCAACAATCAGGTATTGATCCCTGCTCAGCTTGTACGAGCCCTGGGAATTCAGACCCTTGAATATGCGGAAATAGTCCTACGCAGGGGCGATCAATCTGTAACTGTTTTTGTGAGGTTGCTTAAGACACGGTTCACAGACTCTAGACAGTTCACCATACCTAAAGAAGTTAGAGAGAAGCTGGGTATTCTCCCAGGCATGGAGGTAGAGATAGTTGAAATAAGGCGTCCAAAAGACGTTATATAG
- a CDS encoding histone deacetylase family protein — MEILVAWHKEYRDISFTPPSLKDRWTGSRRVFYDRFLPLLQSMLPLRIVEVRPIQEDVLLLAHDEKYVSFVREVSRIGVGLLDYGDTPAFPGVYEKALLAVSGTFMLADFLRERGGIGFNPQGGFHHARRSSAGGFCVFNDIAIAARHLSRNGVQRIAIVDIDAHHGDGTQEILYRDAILKISSHGYGYGFYPGTGWIDELGEGEGQCRNINLPMPFPSGDDVFRLVLAFIDEILERYHPDFIIVQAGGDAYKGDPLVGLRLTDNSYYAFSLMLSRYASKGIPILMTGGGGYQPEVVARLWALMLACVSGKCIKELGPIDRETVSEPGIVKAMQSRIEHLRKKTAECL; from the coding sequence ATGGAAATATTGGTAGCCTGGCACAAAGAATATCGAGATATATCTTTTACTCCTCCCTCTTTGAAGGATAGGTGGACAGGCTCCCGGAGAGTTTTCTATGATAGATTTTTGCCGCTTCTTCAGAGCATGTTGCCTCTTAGGATTGTAGAGGTTAGACCTATTCAAGAAGATGTATTGCTTCTTGCACATGATGAGAAATATGTCTCGTTTGTCAGAGAGGTGTCTAGAATCGGTGTCGGTCTTCTCGACTATGGAGACACTCCGGCTTTCCCAGGGGTATACGAGAAAGCCTTGCTGGCGGTTTCAGGTACTTTTATGCTTGCAGATTTTCTGAGAGAAAGAGGGGGGATAGGCTTCAATCCTCAGGGAGGTTTTCATCATGCCAGGAGATCGTCTGCCGGCGGTTTCTGCGTTTTTAACGACATTGCTATCGCCGCGAGACATTTGTCGCGAAATGGAGTGCAACGAATAGCAATAGTGGATATCGACGCTCACCATGGCGATGGGACACAAGAGATACTCTATAGGGATGCAATTCTAAAAATTAGTAGCCATGGCTACGGCTATGGATTTTATCCGGGGACAGGATGGATAGATGAGCTAGGCGAGGGAGAGGGCCAATGTAGAAACATTAATCTTCCAATGCCTTTCCCAAGTGGGGACGACGTATTCAGGCTCGTTTTAGCTTTTATCGACGAAATACTTGAAAGGTATCATCCCGACTTCATTATTGTTCAGGCGGGGGGCGACGCGTATAAAGGAGACCCCCTTGTAGGCCTCAGATTGACTGATAATTCATACTACGCTTTCTCGTTGATGCTTTCGAGGTATGCATCTAAGGGAATACCTATACTTATGACTGGAGGGGGAGGCTACCAGCCCGAAGTTGTGGCAAGGCTCTGGGCCCTCATGCTGGCGTGCGTTTCAGGCAAATGCATAAAGGAACTTGGACCCATTGACCGGGAAACCGTATCAGAACCCGGAATTGTTAAGGCTATGCAGTCTAGAATAGAGCATCTTAGAAAGAAAACTGCTGAATGTCTTTAA
- a CDS encoding 2-oxoacid:acceptor oxidoreductase family protein, whose amino-acid sequence MEREFYEVRWHGRGGQGVVTSSELLALAALKEGKHVYHAPEFGPERRGAPVRAYTRIGNVPLELHSGIYEPDIVVVIDPSMQNEPFIFAGLKKNGTLVINAKTPSEKVLENVKNLGLNLWIVDAYKIAMEVFGRPFYNTPMLGALVKASNIVNLDSVLSAVSERFSKDSKIAQLNVLAIKRAYEEVKKYE is encoded by the coding sequence ATGGAAAGAGAGTTTTACGAAGTCCGTTGGCATGGACGTGGAGGACAAGGAGTAGTCACAAGCAGTGAACTTCTCGCCCTCGCCGCCCTAAAAGAGGGTAAACACGTTTACCATGCTCCCGAATTTGGGCCGGAACGCCGGGGAGCTCCTGTGAGAGCCTACACTAGGATAGGGAACGTCCCTTTAGAACTGCACTCCGGCATATACGAGCCCGACATAGTTGTCGTGATAGACCCCTCAATGCAGAACGAGCCCTTCATATTTGCTGGGCTCAAGAAAAACGGGACACTAGTAATAAATGCGAAGACTCCTAGCGAAAAGGTTCTAGAAAATGTGAAGAACCTTGGATTAAATCTGTGGATTGTGGACGCCTACAAGATAGCAATGGAGGTATTTGGGCGCCCATTCTATAATACGCCTATGCTCGGAGCACTAGTAAAGGCAAGCAACATTGTTAATCTAGACTCTGTTCTCTCAGCCGTCTCTGAGCGGTTCTCCAAGGACAGCAAAATTGCACAGCTAAATGTTCTCGCAATTAAAAGAGCTTATGAGGAGGTGAAGAAATATGAGTAA
- the porD gene encoding pyruvate synthase subunit PorD, with the protein MSKSTPFVLKTWKEMPIGGIISEPKTSLYNKTGNWRALKPVLNKDKCIRCLLCWTHCPEPAIIRLDDDYVSIDYDYCKGCGICANVCPVHAIEMVMEE; encoded by the coding sequence ATGAGTAAGAGCACACCATTTGTCTTGAAAACCTGGAAAGAAATGCCAATTGGAGGCATAATTTCGGAGCCCAAGACGAGCCTATACAATAAGACTGGTAACTGGCGCGCGTTAAAGCCCGTCCTTAACAAGGACAAATGTATAAGATGCCTGCTTTGCTGGACCCACTGCCCCGAGCCTGCGATCATTAGACTTGATGACGACTATGTATCGATAGACTATGACTACTGTAAGGGATGTGGGATATGTGCGAATGTTTGCCCCGTACACGCAATTGAAATGGTGATGGAGGAATGA
- a CDS encoding transketolase C-terminal domain-containing protein yields MMGKRVGMNGDRAVAFAAKQAKVDVISAYPITPQTIIVETLAEYVNNGELDAAFIPVESEHSALSAAIGASLAGARVFTATSSQGLALMWEILWIAAGLRAPIVMAMGNRALSPNINIHCSHDDAYAARDTGWLQLFAENVQEAYDLTLLAFKIAEDHRVLLPTIVNLDGFILTHAAEGLYVLDDKDVDSFLPPRKPVNPIDPDNPKTYGPLDFTDWYMEHRKIWYDTYPNVPQVIKEAFAEYEKLTGRRYVQIKTFNAEDADKAIVILGSSAGTARYAARKLKEKGQNMAVISLTQYRPFPRKELRTILEKFDVVAVLDRSLSFGSPGNQLFMDVATSLYNAKKKPLLVNVVYGLGGRDFTPRHVEQVYQLMEEVQKRGEAPEEPVWVGLREA; encoded by the coding sequence ATGATGGGAAAACGTGTCGGAATGAATGGGGACAGGGCTGTAGCATTTGCCGCTAAACAGGCAAAGGTCGACGTGATCTCCGCTTACCCAATAACCCCCCAGACAATAATTGTCGAGACACTCGCCGAGTATGTGAACAATGGTGAACTTGATGCCGCTTTTATCCCAGTGGAGAGTGAGCACAGTGCTCTATCGGCTGCTATCGGTGCCTCACTGGCTGGGGCAAGAGTATTCACGGCAACGAGTAGCCAGGGACTTGCACTAATGTGGGAAATCCTCTGGATAGCCGCTGGTCTAAGAGCGCCGATAGTCATGGCAATGGGCAACCGCGCGCTCTCGCCCAACATTAATATCCACTGTAGCCACGACGACGCCTATGCTGCACGCGACACGGGATGGCTTCAATTATTCGCTGAAAACGTCCAGGAAGCATACGACCTAACACTGTTGGCTTTCAAAATTGCCGAGGACCACCGCGTCCTACTACCCACAATAGTCAACCTAGACGGATTCATACTTACGCACGCCGCAGAGGGGCTCTACGTCCTAGACGACAAAGATGTTGACAGCTTCCTTCCGCCGCGGAAGCCAGTAAACCCAATAGACCCAGATAACCCAAAGACCTATGGGCCACTCGACTTTACCGACTGGTACATGGAGCACAGAAAAATCTGGTACGACACGTATCCAAATGTACCACAGGTAATTAAGGAGGCCTTCGCCGAATATGAGAAACTCACCGGGAGAAGATATGTCCAGATAAAGACCTTCAACGCCGAGGACGCCGACAAAGCCATAGTTATTCTAGGCTCGTCCGCAGGCACCGCAAGGTATGCGGCTAGGAAACTAAAAGAAAAAGGACAAAACATGGCCGTTATAAGTCTGACGCAGTACAGGCCATTCCCAAGAAAAGAGCTAAGAACCATACTTGAAAAATTCGACGTGGTAGCGGTCCTCGACAGGAGCCTAAGTTTTGGAAGCCCTGGAAACCAGCTCTTCATGGATGTCGCCACATCCCTGTACAACGCGAAAAAGAAGCCTCTTCTAGTTAACGTCGTCTATGGTCTCGGCGGCAGAGACTTTACTCCACGCCACGTGGAGCAGGTGTACCAGTTAATGGAGGAGGTACAAAAGAGGGGTGAAGCTCCCGAAGAGCCTGTTTGGGTAGGATTAAGGGAGGCATGA
- a CDS encoding thiamine pyrophosphate-dependent enzyme, whose product MYVSVKATPIKSLKELPRTEQFAPGHRLCAGCGIPQVVRFALKAVPDPKVVVNATGCLEVATTIFPYTSWGVPWVHVAFENAAAVASGIEAAFRVLSKKYGTKKPKIIVFGGDGGTFDIGFQALSGALERGHDLIYICYDNEAYMNTGIQRSGATPKGASTTTSPAGKAVPGKMERKKNLIEIAIAHGIKYAATMNPAFPIDMYNKIVKAANTPGPTVLHYFTPCPTGWYFDPSRSIEIARLAVQTRIWPLYEYEDGKIRITVPVKDPKPVEDYFKLQGRFRHLLEPENKWLLDEIKRDIEENWNRLLKLAEQK is encoded by the coding sequence ATGTATGTGAGCGTAAAGGCAACACCAATTAAAAGCCTGAAAGAACTGCCACGCACAGAACAGTTTGCGCCCGGACACCGTCTATGCGCGGGTTGCGGAATACCGCAAGTAGTCAGGTTTGCATTAAAGGCTGTCCCAGACCCCAAGGTAGTCGTCAACGCCACTGGATGCCTAGAGGTTGCAACAACTATTTTCCCATACACTAGCTGGGGCGTGCCCTGGGTGCACGTAGCATTTGAAAACGCCGCCGCAGTTGCAAGCGGGATTGAGGCTGCCTTCAGGGTTCTCTCCAAGAAGTACGGAACAAAGAAGCCGAAGATCATCGTATTTGGTGGCGACGGAGGAACATTTGATATCGGTTTCCAGGCTCTTAGCGGTGCACTAGAGAGGGGACACGACTTGATCTATATCTGCTATGACAACGAGGCATACATGAACACTGGTATCCAGCGGAGCGGAGCCACGCCGAAAGGTGCAAGCACCACCACGAGTCCAGCCGGCAAGGCTGTTCCCGGAAAAATGGAGAGAAAGAAAAACCTGATAGAAATAGCCATTGCGCATGGAATTAAGTATGCGGCCACTATGAACCCGGCCTTCCCGATAGACATGTACAACAAGATTGTAAAAGCCGCAAATACCCCTGGTCCAACCGTGCTACACTACTTTACTCCTTGTCCAACTGGATGGTACTTTGACCCGTCGAGAAGCATTGAGATCGCTAGACTGGCAGTGCAGACCCGCATCTGGCCACTCTACGAGTATGAAGACGGCAAGATCAGGATAACCGTGCCCGTGAAGGATCCTAAGCCAGTGGAAGACTACTTTAAGCTTCAAGGTAGGTTTAGGCACCTGCTTGAACCCGAGAACAAGTGGTTGCTAGACGAGATTAAGCGGGACATAGAGGAGAACTGGAACAGGCTCCTAAAGCTCGCAGAACAGAAGTAG